CTTCGCTCTTTTCCGCAGGTGGAGCAAAACCAGTCTGATAGGTAATCTCTGCCTTTGCTTTGGCTTCCGTCAAACGCTGTTTCATGATCTTTGCCATCTCTTCATTGCGAATGGCTTTCACTGCAATTGGCCCGGCTTTTTCAGCATCATAGGGCACTTTCTGCTGCCCCTTAATCACGCTGGCCGTCACCGTTGCGCCAGTAGGAATGACAAATGGCTCACCAGGATCCAAGGCAACAATTTGTGCCATCATAGCGGGGGGCACCTGCACCGAATCCATCTGGGCGGATTTGCGCGCAAATTTGATCCCCATCTTGGTCAGAATCCCTCCAACATCTTCCAGCGTTTTAGCGACTTCAAGTTGCTTCAGCTCAGCGAGATCGGCTGGGGCGGGGAAAATAAGCTGATCGACAGCATAAATGGTACGATTTGCAAAGGTAAATGGATTAGCCTCTGTATAACGATCAATTGCGGCCTGATCCGGTACTTTGATTGTTGTTCCAGCCTTATCTGCATACATACGAACCAGTAATGCCTCACTCAGTTGGCGTTGGCGAATGAGATATGCTGGATCTTGATCAATCCCGCTTTCTTTCGCCGCTTGCGCCAAAAGTCGCCGATCAACAATCTGTTGCAGTGCCGATTGTTTTAGAACGTCTTTGTCCGCGCCTTCCGGGATGTTTGCTTCACCCAAAGCAGCATTGATTTCCTGTAGCGTAACCTCTTCGCCATTCACTATGGCTGCCACTTGACCTTCAGCTGTCTTTTCGCAACCTGAAAGAAACAATGCTCCGGCCGTGACGGCTAAAAGCGTGCTTTTTTTGACAGAAACAGTGTTTACCATGGTTACTTCTCCTGAAGTTTTGTCCAGTAAAAAGACAAAACGAATCATTGGCTTGTTTGGCGACCCATAAAAATATACAGCAACTTGCATAGCAACGGAGACTTGAGTTGGAAACCATTTACGATTGGCTGACAGTCGCAATTTTTGGGGGGTTGATTGTATTGTTTCTCGATCGTTCGGTTGAGGATGATCCACCGGACCATCTCTGGCAATATCTTGTCGCTTCTGTTGGCTGCGCGGGTGCCAATTATCTTGGCAACGAAGGATATCAATTTGCTGCTGTCGCCGTAATCGCGACGGTTATCACCTTCATCATGATGGTGTTGAAGCCGTTTGATAAGTTCAACAAACCCAAAGAATAAGTTTCCCAAAAACAAGTAGCAAACTGGACTAAGCGTTGGCCTTTATCCCGCTCAGTAACGCTCTGCCTTGTTTGTTCATGGTGCGATTCAATTCGGCAGCAAATTTTGTCAGATGCGGCATGGCATCATCAACCGTGGGAGCAATCATTGAGGCACGGACCAAAACGCCATCGGGTATCACGCCTTTCAAATTAGCCTTTACAACCGCCAATCGTTGCTGTGCCCACGTTAAGGGAAACTCATTTCCAACACGCGTCCAATAGAGCACATGCTCTGTTCGATCACGGCCCGTGGCAGTAAAAACATTGGCCGGAATGCTTCCACCCAAACCGTTTTCGATGGCTATCGGACGCGTCGGTGTTAGCTCATAACCACCTGCGGGATAACATATTTCCGGACGATGCACTTGCAGCACGCCATCTTGTGTGTTGCTATAGGCCGTTAGAAACATGATGGCTGGATCTTCGGAGGCCGAATAAACCCTGGTGACGAGATTGTCATAGAGACGATCGGACAGTGCATCTGGTGGGGGAAGGACGACACCGCTTGATGTCTCAAATTTCCAAGACCCAATGCTCTTCGGTATCAGCTTTTCAAAATCGTCCTTCTTAATGACGGGAAAAACCACTTGCGGTGTCCGTGCATAAGCCAGTCCCGCAGCCAAACAAAAGGCTCCGCCCAATATCAAATGCCTCCGGTTCACTAGAGGTGAATTCAAGACGCCTTCGTCCTGATTTTCATCATTTGTTGAAGCGTCAACAGTCATGCCGCTACTCCCTTATTCTGGAACCGGCGCCAAATGGGCTCGAGGACACTGTCGATAGCGAAGATCGTCAGAACAGCGATCATAAACATAGTGATCCCAGCGAAATTGTGCATGAACCCTTGGGCCGCCGCTTCACCAGAATGATAAGTTAACAAGATCAATATCAATACCCTGATGAAATTCGCAATTATTGCCACCGGAATAATCATGGTACTTAAAAGTACCGCGTAACGCCAATCTGCCTGATGTCGAACGTAGATGTAAAACAGAGAGATTGCCGATAACGAGACGAGAGAGTTAAGCCCTGAGCAAGCGGCTGCGACAAGCAGTTGATATTGCCCAATTTGAATCATCACACCAGCCCCGCCAATCGGATATCCCAGCGCATGAAGAAATCCGATGGCCGCCTGAGAAATCAAAATTTTCAACGGCTGCGTGATAAGCGCGATAAGGGTGTCCGGCGGCGGAAAAACGAACAACATGTAGAATAGCGGAAACCACATTAGCTTCATGGCCTTCATACCAACCAGGCTATACAGCGCGATCAGCACCAAGCTATACATGAGGTATCCCTCAATCTCCACAATCTGGGTAACTCGCGCAAACAAGAAAAGCGGCAAACATATTGTTGCGAGCAGAACGACAGGCAATGTCGGTGCAGGTTCCATATCAGGCTTCGCAACCAACCACCGGCGGCGCAGCAGCCACAAACCGGTGAACAGAACAATTGGCCCATGAGCTCCGGTTTCCTGTGACCAACTTTCTTGGGATACAAACATCATTGTGGGCACAATGATCGCCACAAGTCCTATCGCCAGCAAGATACTGGATAGATTCATTGAAGGTAGGGAAAAATTCGCTGCTCTACTGGTCATACTATTCTATCTCTGCCGCAATTGCCGGAGCAACATCAAAATGATATCCGACAACCTTGCATCTTTATGTACAGCCCGGTTCTTAGCAACGCATGTCATAACAACTTTTGAGCCATGGGGAAGGGCTTATACTTTCTTGTGAATGATGGCCGTATCATATTCAATCACCTCTTGCCAGAAATACGAATGCCTGAAATCGGTTTGTCGGCATCTGTACTAATTCGATACATTTTCAGTCAATTTTGTTTATTTGCTGACCTGTTCACAGCGGTGATATGATTATATAAGAATTTACGATTTTCTTCACAAAAAATGACTGCATCAAGCTTGTTTTGATGTTAACCGAGTGTATTGGGTCGCTTCAAGTTTATGGTAAAGGTTAGCCGCGATTCATATCGCCAATAGTAAGAACCAATGAATTTATCCGAAGCAGATAAAAACCCTCGAAAACGGGAGAAATATGCCCTGACTTGGCGGGGGCGCTTCAGGACATGGATATTGTTCGTCGTTCTTTTCTGTCTAATACCGCTGACTGGTCTTCTGCTATCAGGAACATCACTGTTCGAGCGAGACGAAATTTCGGCGAAAAACAGTGTTTCTGTCGATCTTGGTCCACCGAACGGAAATGCGGTATCTCAATTGCCTGGATTGCCGACCACAGTCCCGGACATATCTGACGAGTTAAATCTGGAACTCAGCGCAGAAGATGCAGTGAAACTCAATAATGCTGTGCCAGATTCAAAAGAGAAAATTATACCGGCACGCCCGTTTGTTGTTCCAGCAACCGTCAGTTCGCAGTTATCCCGGAATACCGCTATTAACTGTCTTACATCGGCCATCTACTATGAAGCAGCAAGTGAGGCCGAGCGCGGTCAACGCGCCGTCGCACAAGTTGTTTTAAACCGTGTACGTCATCCCGCTTATCCCAACAATATCTGCGGCGTAGTATTTCAGGGATCAGAGCGTTCAACCGGTTGTCAATTTACGTTTACCTGTGATGGGTCACTTGCACGAACACCTGTTCCTTCCATCTGGAATAGAGCGCAAAAATATGCAGCCGAAGCGATCGCTGGTACAGTCGAAGAAAGCGTCGGCACAGCGACGCACTACCATACAGTCTGGATTGTTCCCTATTGGGCAAAAAGTCTCGATAAAGTTAAAACTGTTGGCTCACATATTTTCTATCGTTGGTCTGGCTATTGGGGCAAACGTCAGGCGTTTTCTCAGCGCTATGCTGGCGAAGATCTCGCGGATATCAATGGCACAGAAGGAGTAATTGATGACGTGATGGATTTTGCAGACAATGAACCTTCGTCCGAAGAGACGCCCGACTTGATACCAGAAATTGACCCTATTCTAACCCCAAAATTTGAAGCTGGCCCAAGCACTATCGCGCCGCCAAACGAGACGATTATTGCTGCGGACGGCAATGACAGCTCACTCGCTGCTGACGAAAACAGAGGAACTTTGATTTTAGAATAGGTAAAACAAATAGGAAAAACAAAAGGCCAGCTATCCGCCTTTTTCGTTTTGCAGGGTTGGCTCCTTGTTGGGACGATTGTTTCAACTTCTGTAAAAACTCTCAAAAACCCTAGACTCATCGAACCGGTGGAGATATTCCGCTGGTTCACAAGAGTGCGTAGCTATGTCAGAGACAACGAAAAATCGACTTCTTGCCGCAATACGTGGCAATATTCTGCCGATAGCTGTTGCTTTTTCGCTGTTCGTTTTCCTGTTCCTCTTGCCTCAATCCGTATTTTATCGCGGGCTGATTTCTGTTTTGGCAGAATGGCAATTCAATTGGTTCGGCAACTACCTTCCAATTCTCACTGTAATCTTGCCAGTCTTGTTGCTGACAGTCCTCTTTGTGCTCATCCTTTGGTTGATATTTCGCGTTAGAGGTAAAGAGAAAGATCAAGAAGAGCTATCGCTAGCAGAGCAAGGAAAGCATGCTTTAAGAAAAGCACGCCTCGCGATGCTCAGTTTTTTCGTCCTTGCGGCATTTTCTCTTATTGCTGCCGTAGTTACGCTCGGTCTCATGATGACTTTGCCAAGCGAGGATGGCCCCGTTCAAAAGATCAACGTCGGTAGCCTTCCTTTTGCCGAACCCAAGGAGGGTAAGGCAGAGCTCAATGGTACGCTTGATTGGCAAAAACTTGCGACGATTAAGCGGAACCTCGTTTTCGCAAACCAGCGCACATATTTTGTTCCAATTGTTAGCCGGATAGCTGATCGAAAATCGACGCGTTATTTTGTGCAGGTATTTCGGCCAGAATTCGTTTTACCGAGAAACCAAATGCCGGGCAGGACTCCCGAGCGTGAACATCTTTTGGAACAAGGATTGATTACTCCGACCAAAGATGGCCCTGGCGGGTCCGTCAATGGAGTTTTGCGGCAAGATGGTTTGCCGGATGAAATTGTTTTGCTTTACGAAAAAGCAGGCTTGAACGTCCATCCTGATCACTATGTTCTCTATCGCGATACAGCCGACATGCGCTGGCCATATTGGGGAGCAGCATGGGCCTTTTTCATATTTGCACTTTGCGCTGCTGTGATTGGCCTTTACCAAAAACGCCAGCATAAGCGCCTTAACGACGGTATAAACGAACCGTTACATACTTAATGGCCTGTTTACCCTCTTACTGAAGGGTTCTCAAACTGCCCGTTGTCTAAAACGCATGGATGTTTTTGCAACCCATCCATTTGATTATGAGCGGCTTCACGCTCCTCGGGGCAATGGTGGCCGCGCTACAGGTATCGTTTTTTTCAGCGATACCCTCGGAATCGGCGATGACGGCGTCTTTGGAAAATGTGGCAGAAACTATTGAGCTTGCACCGGCTGGAAAAGAAAAGCCTGCAGCGAAATATCTCGTGAACAGATCGCGCGATGGACTTTTCTATGTCGATGGACAGATCAACGATGTTCCGATCAAATTTGCAGTGGACACCGGCGCATCTGTTGTTGTTCTCAACGCTGCTGATGCAACGAGAGTCGGTTTAACACCTAAACAGACAGCAACACACCGCATTCGGACGGCTGGCGGTTATAGCGATATGAGATGGTCGCATGCAGATAAACTGTCCGTAGCGGGCAAAAAACTTGGACAGATTGAAATTGCAGTCATGGAGGGAGGACCAAAAACCTCCCTGTTGGGCCTCAGTGCATTGTCGCGCTTTGAAACGCTGACAATCAAAAAGGATCAGCTGATTATTGAGTGAACTTCTGCGAGAGAGTTAGGCAGGAACAACTTTCCGTCTACGTCTACGCAGCACCGCACCGATCATTGCAAAACCTGAGATAAACATTGCCCAAGTCATCGGTTCAGGCACCGGTGACATGATCGGCGGATCGTTCACTGGAGGTTCTGGAGCAGGGGGATCAACCACAGGATCTGGGTCGTTCACTGTCCCTGGATTGCCTCCACCAGAACCACCTCCAATACCGCCGGGCGTTCTTGGACTGTTGCGCGACGCAGGCCCATTGATACTAGGCCCCGGATTTAAAATGCTACCGGGAACTGTTTGTGCTTCCGCCAGTTCGGTTGGCAGATCGGCAAATTCGGGAACAGCAGCGGCCGGGCTATTTCCACCGCCTGTCTGTGGGACAAGATCTCGCGGATCAGACGGAATGAAGCGCGATCTCAATCTACGCTCCGGGTCAGTATTGCGAGAATTTATCAAGCGATTCAACAAATCATCCGCCCCACCAATTGAGAGATAGGTGACGGGAAGCTCCTCAGTTACCGCTGTAAAGACAAGTGGTGTATCGCTCTCTGGCACCCACATAGCGCGGTCATTGTGCGGGAAAAGCGATGCCAAGCCTATGGCAGCTCCAAAGACCACGATCGCCGCTCGACGACGACGATTGGCGGACGCAATCAATCCGTACAGATTATCTGACAAAATCTTATTCCCCGATGTGACCTTGAGAAGGCTTTTGGTTGTTAACCCATCTTTAACTAGACGAATTTGCCAAATTTGCAACGCCAATTACCAATTTCCGGGCAGAAAAATGTACTTTCTTGTAAAATCAAAATTGTCGGCATTTTTAAGAACCTACCTGTCCCAAGTGAGGCTATAAATACTATGTTCTCTGCCTTCTTGAGCTCAACCGATTACTTTGTTGCGCAACCAAAACAGAGTTATTTCTTCTCTGTTGGGATAATCTGCTGTCCCATAACTGGACACATCTCTAGAATCGACGAACAGATACCCAAAAAGGTAAACAAAAGGTTTACGAATCGAAGTGAAATAGCTAACTGACGGTCGAGGTCGTGTTTTTCACCAAGCAACAGAACGCTTGGTCCAATGTTAAGGTTCAGTTTTATGTCGCTAAAAAATTTCGCAAAAGCAGCAGGACTAGGCGCATTACTTTGCTCTACGTCCGCTAATGCAGCTATCGTTCTTTCATATGCCCCCGGCGACGCGGTTTATAGTGGTGTTGCTCCGGTCATAGACTTTGACACCCCAACCCCTGAGTTTACGGGTGCTATCGTATCCGGAACTGTTTCAGGTGAGTTCACCGAGCCTCTCGGCGCATCAGGTAACTACGGCGCGGTTGGCCCATTGTTAGGCAGCCCTGAAACGCTTGATTTGAGCGGCATTCCTGGCGATTTGGCAGCCATTAGCTTCATTTGGGGTTCTGTAGATTTCAACAACGTTCTGAACGTTCTCGATGCAAGCGACAGCGTCATCTTTTCGTTGACCGGTAAGCAGCTTCTAGATTTTGGCGCTCCTGGTGGTTTGCCATATACAACAGAAGAGCTCAATCCGATTGTAACGCTTAGCTTCACCGATGGTGACCTGGGTTCTGCGAAAAAACTGCAATTTTCATCAGAAAAGAACTCATTCGAATTTGATAACTTTGCTGTAAACGCTGTTCCTGAACCAGCCACATGGGCGTTCATGATCTTTGGCTTTGGAGCAATTGGCACAGCGATGCGCCGCCGTCGTTCGAGCAAAGTTGCTCTTGCGCCAGCTTAAGTAAATCAAATTGGAAATTACAAAAGGGCCGGTCCGAAGGGGTCGGCCCTTTTTTATGATCTGGTTGGGCGACTGGAGCTACCCCTTTAAATTTACTCCAATTCTGATTTCTTCTGGAATTTTCATGCATTAACGATTGGGAAACCAGTTTCGGGGCAATCTCCTTTTCGGAGGCCCACATATGCATGCACGAAAAATCCGATATGACGATAGTTTCATTGCTGAGAAAGAAACGAAAAATGTCAAAGACGGTGCGAACGTAGCTTCTGTAAATGGATCGTCGACTCAATATACAGCATCGCCAGCACGGCAATTGCAACAGCAGCTGGAAGCACAATATGTCGATCATGCTGAAGCTCAACCGTTTGAAAAATATAGCGGCTTGTCCAGTATCTCGATAATAGTTGCAAGCAGCCTATTTATGTGGGGCGGGCTTATAGCTTTGGGCCTCTACATCGCTCGCTAAATGACTATTGTCTGCCAATCGCAATCTGCAATTTTCCCAACCTATTTTTACTCAAGTCATGAATTGTTGGAAAAATTTGCAAAATCTATTTGCATATACCTGCAACTTTGATCAATATGGTTGCTATAGGGGTTGTTTAGTTGCCTTTAACCCCTTTGATTAGACCGGTTCTTCAGCCGATATAAGACGCAAAAATGCGGATATAGGCAAATGTTGCACCGGCTTTTTAGCGAGGGGTCGTGCAAATATGGCAGTTTCAATTCATACGGATGATCACAACACTGTTGATCAAAAATTCGC
This DNA window, taken from Parasphingorhabdus litoris DSM 22379, encodes the following:
- a CDS encoding XrtV sorting system accessory protein codes for the protein METIYDWLTVAIFGGLIVLFLDRSVEDDPPDHLWQYLVASVGCAGANYLGNEGYQFAAVAVIATVITFIMMVLKPFDKFNKPKE
- a CDS encoding PEPxxWA-CTERM sorting domain-containing protein; translated protein: MSDNLYGLIASANRRRRAAIVVFGAAIGLASLFPHNDRAMWVPESDTPLVFTAVTEELPVTYLSIGGADDLLNRLINSRNTDPERRLRSRFIPSDPRDLVPQTGGGNSPAAAVPEFADLPTELAEAQTVPGSILNPGPSINGPASRNSPRTPGGIGGGSGGGNPGTVNDPDPVVDPPAPEPPVNDPPIMSPVPEPMTWAMFISGFAMIGAVLRRRRRKVVPA
- a CDS encoding cell wall hydrolase → MNLSEADKNPRKREKYALTWRGRFRTWILFVVLFCLIPLTGLLLSGTSLFERDEISAKNSVSVDLGPPNGNAVSQLPGLPTTVPDISDELNLELSAEDAVKLNNAVPDSKEKIIPARPFVVPATVSSQLSRNTAINCLTSAIYYEAASEAERGQRAVAQVVLNRVRHPAYPNNICGVVFQGSERSTGCQFTFTCDGSLARTPVPSIWNRAQKYAAEAIAGTVEESVGTATHYHTVWIVPYWAKSLDKVKTVGSHIFYRWSGYWGKRQAFSQRYAGEDLADINGTEGVIDDVMDFADNEPSSEETPDLIPEIDPILTPKFEAGPSTIAPPNETIIAADGNDSSLAADENRGTLILE
- a CDS encoding PEPxxWA-CTERM sorting domain-containing protein; translation: MSLKNFAKAAGLGALLCSTSANAAIVLSYAPGDAVYSGVAPVIDFDTPTPEFTGAIVSGTVSGEFTEPLGASGNYGAVGPLLGSPETLDLSGIPGDLAAISFIWGSVDFNNVLNVLDASDSVIFSLTGKQLLDFGAPGGLPYTTEELNPIVTLSFTDGDLGSAKKLQFSSEKNSFEFDNFAVNAVPEPATWAFMIFGFGAIGTAMRRRRSSKVALAPA
- a CDS encoding retropepsin-like aspartic protease family protein; the encoded protein is MTASLENVAETIELAPAGKEKPAAKYLVNRSRDGLFYVDGQINDVPIKFAVDTGASVVVLNAADATRVGLTPKQTATHRIRTAGGYSDMRWSHADKLSVAGKKLGQIEIAVMEGGPKTSLLGLSALSRFETLTIKKDQLIIE
- a CDS encoding SurA N-terminal domain-containing protein, which translates into the protein MIRFVFLLDKTSGEVTMVNTVSVKKSTLLAVTAGALFLSGCEKTAEGQVAAIVNGEEVTLQEINAALGEANIPEGADKDVLKQSALQQIVDRRLLAQAAKESGIDQDPAYLIRQRQLSEALLVRMYADKAGTTIKVPDQAAIDRYTEANPFTFANRTIYAVDQLIFPAPADLAELKQLEVAKTLEDVGGILTKMGIKFARKSAQMDSVQVPPAMMAQIVALDPGEPFVIPTGATVTASVIKGQQKVPYDAEKAGPIAVKAIRNEEMAKIMKQRLTEAKAKAEITYQTGFAPPAEKSEAADTPDVIKKAVEAPTG
- the epsI gene encoding exosortase-associated protein EpsI, V-type, with the translated sequence MTVDASTNDENQDEGVLNSPLVNRRHLILGGAFCLAAGLAYARTPQVVFPVIKKDDFEKLIPKSIGSWKFETSSGVVLPPPDALSDRLYDNLVTRVYSASEDPAIMFLTAYSNTQDGVLQVHRPEICYPAGGYELTPTRPIAIENGLGGSIPANVFTATGRDRTEHVLYWTRVGNEFPLTWAQQRLAVVKANLKGVIPDGVLVRASMIAPTVDDAMPHLTKFAAELNRTMNKQGRALLSGIKANA
- the xrtV gene encoding exosortase V codes for the protein MMFVSQESWSQETGAHGPIVLFTGLWLLRRRWLVAKPDMEPAPTLPVVLLATICLPLFLFARVTQIVEIEGYLMYSLVLIALYSLVGMKAMKLMWFPLFYMLFVFPPPDTLIALITQPLKILISQAAIGFLHALGYPIGGAGVMIQIGQYQLLVAAACSGLNSLVSLSAISLFYIYVRHQADWRYAVLLSTMIIPVAIIANFIRVLILILLTYHSGEAAAQGFMHNFAGITMFMIAVLTIFAIDSVLEPIWRRFQNKGVAA